In one Staphylococcus lutrae genomic region, the following are encoded:
- the gcvT gene encoding glycine cleavage system aminomethyltransferase GcvT, with product MSEELKKTPLYQHYVDAGAKIVEFGGWAMPVQFSSIKEEHIAVRTQVGLFDVSHMGEIIIEGAEAPQLVQYLLSNDTSLLTPSKAQYTTLCNEDGGVIDDLVIYQLEPHRFLLVVNAANVDKDYKWILKHSETFDATVENVSSEYGQLALQGPKARTLIQEHVNEDVSEMGMFEFKQQVELFGKEVILSQSGYTGEDGFEIYCHTDDVIPLWESLLSFDVTPCGLGARDTLRLEAGLPLHGQDLTESITPYEGGIAFAAKPLIDDDFIGKNVLQAQKENGAPRRTVGLRMVDKGIPRTGYTILDLEGNEIGEVTSGTQSPSSGYAIGMGIIKRESFEMGKEVYIQIRKRQVKAKIVKKNQIEK from the coding sequence ATGTCAGAAGAATTAAAAAAAACACCGCTTTACCAACATTATGTTGATGCAGGTGCGAAAATTGTTGAATTCGGTGGTTGGGCAATGCCAGTACAATTTTCAAGTATCAAAGAAGAGCACATTGCCGTTAGAACACAAGTCGGTTTATTCGATGTAAGCCATATGGGTGAGATCATAATCGAAGGCGCTGAGGCTCCTCAGCTTGTCCAATATTTACTTTCTAATGACACGAGTCTACTCACACCATCAAAAGCGCAATATACAACACTTTGTAATGAAGATGGTGGCGTAATAGACGATTTAGTGATTTATCAACTTGAGCCTCACCGTTTTTTACTCGTCGTAAATGCTGCAAATGTTGATAAAGATTATAAATGGATTTTAAAACATAGTGAGACATTTGATGCAACTGTAGAAAATGTATCTTCCGAATATGGTCAATTGGCGTTACAAGGGCCAAAAGCCAGAACGCTTATCCAAGAACATGTCAATGAAGATGTAAGTGAGATGGGCATGTTTGAATTCAAACAACAGGTCGAACTGTTTGGCAAAGAAGTAATCCTTTCGCAATCAGGTTATACTGGTGAAGATGGATTCGAAATATATTGCCATACTGATGATGTTATCCCATTATGGGAATCACTGTTGTCTTTTGACGTCACACCTTGTGGACTCGGCGCGCGTGATACATTACGATTAGAAGCTGGATTGCCATTGCACGGTCAAGATTTAACTGAGTCTATCACACCTTATGAAGGCGGGATTGCTTTCGCTGCAAAACCCCTGATTGATGACGACTTTATCGGTAAAAATGTACTTCAAGCACAAAAAGAAAACGGTGCCCCTCGACGCACAGTAGGTTTAAGAATGGTAGATAAGGGCATTCCTAGAACTGGATACACGATTCTTGATCTTGAAGGCAACGAAATTGGCGAAGTCACATCCGGTACACAATCCCCTTCATCAGGCTATGCCATTGGAATGGGCATCATTAAACGAGAATCATTCGAAATGGGCAAGGAAGTATACATTCAAATCAGAAAGCGGCAAGTGAAAGCAAAAATTGTTAAAAAGAACCAAATCGAAAAATAG
- a CDS encoding shikimate kinase produces MTMKINTPILLIGFMGAGKTTIGKALAKKYHYSFIDLDAYIEMTSKKTIPQIFEENGEQGFRKLEFHCLKEALLSYDLIATGGGILTEDETYQFIRDKKVSAIWLDAPFEKLYKRIQGDANRPNANKKSFEFLNHLYSERVSRYNEIAFIKVSTAHSMEATLSDIQDQMLANDQY; encoded by the coding sequence ATGACCATGAAGATCAATACACCCATATTACTGATTGGATTTATGGGTGCTGGTAAAACTACAATCGGCAAAGCTTTAGCCAAAAAATATCATTATTCATTTATAGACTTGGACGCATATATAGAAATGACTTCAAAGAAAACCATACCGCAAATATTCGAGGAAAATGGTGAACAAGGATTTCGTAAACTGGAATTTCATTGTTTGAAAGAAGCACTACTGTCGTATGATTTAATTGCTACAGGCGGTGGAATATTAACAGAAGACGAAACCTATCAATTTATTCGAGACAAAAAAGTAAGTGCTATATGGCTGGATGCACCCTTTGAAAAACTCTACAAGAGAATCCAAGGAGATGCAAATCGACCAAATGCAAATAAAAAAAGTTTTGAATTTTTAAATCACTTGTATTCCGAACGTGTTTCAAGATATAATGAAATCGCATTCATTAAGGTTTCAACAGCACACTCAATGGAAGCAACATTGAGCGATATACAAGATCAAATGCTTGCGAATGATCAATATTAG